The following are from one region of the Ignavibacteriota bacterium genome:
- a CDS encoding class I SAM-dependent methyltransferase: protein MKPLKKKSLIKSLAFRVLYPATEKYLSKERKFKYKGINVIVFPGVFHPGFFFSTKILLNYLAKLDLHEKYLLELGAGTGLLSIFASKHGAFVTASDLSLTAVYNIEKNVKLTDANVEVVHSDLFDDIPHRRYDYIVINPPYYKKNPASEKELAWFGGDDFQYFRKLFSHLGNNFYDDTTALMVISDEAEIEMIKSIAREYNFLMKEVFHKKTWGENHFIFSIISLQSQ from the coding sequence GTGAAGCCACTTAAAAAGAAAAGCCTCATTAAAAGTCTTGCATTCAGAGTTCTGTATCCTGCAACAGAAAAATATCTTTCAAAAGAGAGAAAATTTAAATACAAAGGAATAAATGTTATTGTATTCCCTGGCGTTTTTCATCCGGGATTTTTCTTCAGCACAAAAATTCTGCTTAATTATCTTGCTAAACTTGACCTCCATGAAAAATATCTTCTTGAGCTGGGAGCCGGAACAGGTTTGCTATCAATTTTTGCTTCGAAACATGGAGCTTTTGTAACTGCTTCTGATTTGAGTCTTACCGCAGTTTACAACATCGAAAAAAATGTGAAGTTGACTGATGCAAACGTGGAAGTTGTTCACTCAGATTTGTTTGATGATATACCACATAGAAGGTATGATTACATAGTTATCAATCCACCTTATTACAAAAAAAATCCTGCGAGCGAAAAAGAATTAGCATGGTTTGGCGGCGATGATTTCCAGTATTTCCGGAAATTGTTTTCACATCTTGGAAATAATTTTTATGATGATACAACCGCACTTATGGTAATTTCAGATGAGGCTGAAATTGAAATGATCAAATCGATTGCAAGAGAATATAATTTCCTGATGAAGGAAGTATTTCATAAAAAAACCTGGGGAGAAAATCATTTCATATTCAGTATTATTAGTTTACAGAGTCAATAA